One Setaria italica strain Yugu1 chromosome II, Setaria_italica_v2.0, whole genome shotgun sequence DNA segment encodes these proteins:
- the LOC101767111 gene encoding protein DETOXIFICATION 18 — MGEEAAAPLLGDVHLHLHGDNNRKEEEEKLPATTTTNRWMLEWDWEEAAGQLAFAAPMVATSMAYYAIPLVSVMYAGRLGDLQLAAATLGNSWGTVTGIALMTGLSGSLETLCGQGYGAKAYRMMGVYLQASMVTSALFSVVISLLWLYSEPLLVFLRQDPEVSRLAGVFLRYSIPAQFAYGFIQCTLRFLQTQSVVMPLVAFSLLPLAAHVGITHALVNVLGLGFAGAAMATSVSLWLSFLMLVAYVAFSGTFRETWGGFTAEAFRHVLPGMKLAIPSAVMVCFEYWSFEILVLLAGLMPESQLSTSIIAMCENTEAISYMITYGFAAVISTRVSNELGARNIANAKKALTVSLALSLMLGVAFLLLLGLGHEVWVRLFSNSEAVVSAFASMTPLLIGSVVLDSTQGVLSGVARGCGWQHLAAWTNLVAFYIIGLPLAILFGFAIGFQTKGLWMGQICGLLCQNCVLLFITLRTDWEKLDLTMINRDNDFVC, encoded by the exons ATGGGTGAGGAGGCAGCTGCGCCGTTGCTGGGCGATgtccacctccatctccatggAGATAATAACaggaaagaggaggaggagaagctgccggcgacgacgacgacaaacAGGTGGATGCTTGAGTGGGattgggaggaggcggcggggcagcTGGCGTTCGCGGCGCCCATGGTGGCGACGAGCATGGCCTACTATGCCATCCCGCTTGTCTCCGTCATGTacgccggccgcctcggcgacctccagctcgccgccgccaccctcggcAACTCCTGGGGCACCGTCACCGGCATCGCCCTCATG ACTGGGCTGAGCGGGTCCCTGGAGACGCTGTGCGGTCAGGGGTACGGCGCCAAGGCGTACCGCATGATGGGCGTGTACCTGCAGGCGTCCATGGTGACGTCGGCGCTCTTCTCGGTGGTCATCTCCCTCCTCTGGCTCTACTCGGAGCCTCTCCTCGTGTTCCTCCGGCAGGACCCTGAGGTCTCCCGGCTGGCCGGCGTGTTCCTCCGCTACTCCATCCCGGCGCAGTTCGCCTACGGCTTCATCCAGTGCACCCTCCGCTTCCTGCAGACGCAGTCCGTCGTCATGCCGCTCGTGGCCTTCTCGCTGCTGCCGCTGGCCGCCCACGTCGGCATCACCCACGCCTTGGTCAACGTCCTCGGCCTCggcttcgccggcgccgccatggccacctcCGTGTCGCTGTGGCTCTCCTTCCTCATGCTCGTCGCCTACGTGGCGTTCTCGGGCACGTTCAGGGAGACATGGGGCGGCTTCACCGCCGAGGCGTTCAGGCACGTCCTGCCCGGCATGAAGCTGGCCATCCCATCTGCAGTCATGGTCTG CTTCGAGTACTGGTCGTTCGAGATCCTGGTGCTGCTGGCCGGGCTGATGCCGGAATCTCAGCTCAGCACTTCCATCATTGCAATGTG CGAAAACACTGAAGCCATATCATACATGATCACCTACGGGTTCGCAGCCGTCATCAG CACCAGGGTGTCGAACGAGCTTGGAGCAAGGAACATCGCCAACGCGAAGAAGGCGCTGACCGTGTCCCTGGCGCTGTCCCTGATGCTTGGCGTGGCATTCCTCCTGCTACTAGGCCTTGGCCACGAGGTGTGGGTGAGGCTCTTCAGCAACAGCGAGGCGGTGGTGAGCGCCTTCGCCTCCATGACGCCGCTGCTCATCGGCTCCGTCGTGCTCGACTCCACGCAGGGGGTCCTGTCAGGTGTCGCGAGAGGTTGTGGGTGGCAACACTTGGCGGCATGGACCAACCTGGTGGCCTTCTACATCATAGGCTTGCCCCTGGCCATCCTCTTTGGATTCGCGATTGGCTTCCAAACCAAG GGGCTGTGGATGGGTCAGATTTGCGGTCTCCTCTGCCAGAACTGCGTCCTGCTGTTCATCACCCTGCGCACCGACTGGGAGAAGTTAGACCTGACCATGATCAACAGGGACAACGATTTCGTCTGCTGA
- the LOC101767512 gene encoding uncharacterized protein LOC101767512: MPPKELPGLYYDPEKNRYFPIRGPIPGAAAHRPPPPAPPTPPPAATAGGCSRKRARRPELLSAREMYGGGVIFSNKATRSTFKQQCHYVQAAQPMVWKYQATASVADKALVQLNTTVQTPQGLRKSRMLVTGSMNGSIRLYGLGSALNNFGNEMEFWPQPAWTPMGKHKSAALPSIWSSEAAFSILSSGITCIQKFGPHVPDASSDSSVQQALVATLGSGESGGSVYVMDLSDTIETTIGSWTRVASLDHTVWTADCSSDSKHAAFGTDHGAGLVDLETRGFSRLCRSKSAILSLKFVHSGNVVLCGLRNGSIAPVDVRQKHLNHPTGVPSPSTARRTVPMLSTRRHGRWRNQADKDKCSRDISMSSAVCSLVTLSSDENYFLGSSMDGSIKLFDLRLIQKGGIQSYEGHVNSHTQLPLVVDPSETLLMSGGEDCTVRIWSIKTGELIFAQSVADTPFTAFCWPENSHDLCGSSLLDANHSWGAWLGSHDGLFYMHGT; encoded by the exons ATGCCGCCCAAAG AGCTGCCGGGGTTGTACTACGACCCGGAGAAGAATCGCTACTTCCCCATCAGGGGGCCCATCCCTGGCGCCGCCGCTcatcgccctcctcctcccgctcccccaacgccgccgcccgcagccaCAGCGGGGGGATGCAGCAGGAAGAGGGCGAGGCGGCCGGAGCTGCTCAGCGCCAGGGAGATGTACGGCGGCGGAGTCATCTTCTCCAACAAGGCCACCAGGTCCACATTCAAGCAGCAGTGCCACTATGTGCAGGCGGCTCAGCCCATG GTCTGGAAGTACCAAGCCACGGCCTCTGTGGCTGATAAGGCGCTGGTACAATTGAACACGACTGTTCAGACACCGCAAGGGCTGAGGAAGTCCAGGATGCTAGTGACAGGCAGCATGAATGGTTCGATTCG GTTATACGGATTAGGGAGTGCTCTTAACAACTTTGGGAATGAGATGGAGTTTTGGCCCCAGCCTGCATGGACTCCCATGGGGAAGCACAAGTCAGCCGCACTCCCCAGCATCTGGTCATCTGAAGCAGCCTTCTCAATCTTGTCATCCGGTATAACTTGTATACAAAAGTTTGGCCCTCATGTACCTGATGCATCCAGCGATTCATCAGTTCAACAAGCATT GGTGGCTACTCTTGGATCTGGAGAATCCGGCGGCTCTGTATATGTTATGGATCTTTCTGATACTATTGAAACGACAATAGGATCGTGGACTAGAGTTGCTTCACTTGATCATACAGTTTGGACAGCTGATTGTAGTTCTGATAGCAAACATGCAGCTTTTG GTACGGACCATGGTGCTGGTCTGGTCGATTTGGAAACAAGGGGATTCTCGCGGCTGTGTCGCTCTAAAAGTGCCATTCTATCCCTAAAATTTGTGCACTCG GGAAATGTGGTGCTATGTGGTCTACGGAATGGGAGTATAGCCCCTGTTGATGTACGGCAAAAACACCTTAATCACCCTACCGGAGTACCTTCTCCTAGCACTGCTAGGAGGACAGTTCCCATGCTGTCCACAAGGCGTCATGGGAGGTGGAGAAACCAG GCTGACAAGGATAAATGTTCGAGAGATATTTCTATGTCGTCGGCAGTTTGCAG CTTGGTTACGCTCTCATCAGATGAGAACTACTTCTTAGGAAGCTCCATGGATGGATCT ATCAAACTCTTTGATCTCCGTCTCATTCAGAAGGGAGGTATACAGTCATATGAGGGGCATGTGAACTCACACACACAGTTACCACTTGTTGTTGATCCATCTGAGACCTTACTTATGTCAG GCGGGGAGGACTGCACTGTTCGCATTTGGAGCATCAAAACAGGCGAGCTAATATTTGCACAGAGTGTGGCTGACACTCCCTTCACAGCATTTTGTTGGCCCGAAAACAGCCATGACTTGTGCGGTTCTTCACTGCTTGATGCAAACCACAGCTGGGGAGCTTGGTTGGGATCTCATGATGGGCTGTTCTATATGCACGGTACTTGA